A single genomic interval of Carassius gibelio isolate Cgi1373 ecotype wild population from Czech Republic chromosome A22, carGib1.2-hapl.c, whole genome shotgun sequence harbors:
- the LOC127943316 gene encoding sentrin-specific protease 5, which produces MRVPAANRSVRADSGPGEMPENGRSRRKRVPKTCDCCGPHGKPHVPGHQQVLKKRGRKKKEMVSQEEQVAAEEVVSSSAVDSILICEADTASEMEEARSPKGKPDLSQTEGGSESTILVNGLENSAHANCDTKEQSRPVESSSATLNDFTKSPPESSSVSAEPDAFPHTDAMDTEPSSLSTDVDKASWDHHYCKPLAGQNKNDFREASASPPAEFTTEGIIECIHEFLEQFYGKYGSFTPLRDSDVLYHLNQTFESDLNDRMKLITKEVAKYRAGLACAPMRFFQVTYNKHTLTLDDLSTLDDQNWVNDQVINMYGELIMEATDHKVHFFNSFFYRQFVAKGYEGVKRWTKKVDLFSKTLILIPLHLEIHWSLITLDVSKQSINIFDSQGILFKFAVDNILKYILAEAKEKKQDVFQKGWKMVINRSIPQQKNDNDCGVFVLEYCKCLAFMKPLLFTQEDMPRVRKRIYRELCDRRLSHCLDRDKAS; this is translated from the exons ATGAGGGTCCCGGCAGCAAACCGCTCCGTTAGGGCAGATTCAGGCCCGGGTGAGATGCCTGAGAATGGACGCTCCCGGAGGAAACGTGTGCCGAAGACGTGCGACTGCTGCGGGCCCCACGGCAAGCCCCACGTGCCAGGACACCAGCAAGTGCTGAAGAAACGTGGACGCAAGAAGAAAGAGATGGTGAGCCAGGAGGAGCAAGTGGCGGCAGAGGAGGTGGTGAGCTCGTCGGCAGTGGACTCGATTCTCATTTGTGAAGCGGACACAGCTTCTGAGATGGAGGAGGCACGGTCTCCTAAAGGGAAGCCAGACCTTTCCCAGACTGAAGGTGGGAGTGAAAGCACCATCCTGGTGAACGGCTTGGAGAACAGTGCTCATGCCAACTGTGACACCAAAGAGCAGAGCCGTCCCGTTGAGAGCAGTTCTGCCACTCTGAATGACTTCACAAAGAGCCCCCCCGAATCTTCCTCGGTCAGCGCAGAGCCGGACGCTTTCCCTCACACTGATGCCATGGACACTGAGCCGTCCAGCTTGAGCACTGATGTGGACAAGGCTTCCTGGGACCATCACTACTGCAAGCCCCTCGCTGGGCAGAACAAGAACGACTTCAGGGAGGCGTCTGCATCGCCTCCCGCCGAATTTACAACGGAGGGCATCATCGAGTGTATTCATG AATTCCTGGAGCAGTTCTATGGGAAATACGGAAGCTTCACCCCATTAAGGGATTCTGACGTCCTCTATCACCTAAACCAGACATTTGAGTCTGATCTAAATGACAG GATGAAGCTGATAACAAAAGAAGTGGCCAAGTACAGGGCTGGTCTGGCCTGTGCTCCTATGCGTTTCTTCCAAGTGACCTACAACAAGCACACTTTGACCTTAGATGACCTTTCAACACTTGATGACCAAAACTGGGTCAATGATCAG GTGATTAACATGTATGGAGAACTGATCATGGAAGCTACAGATCATAAG GTTCATTTCttcaacagttttttttacagacaGTTTGTAGCAAAAGGTTATGAAGGAGTGAAACGATGGACCAAAAAG GTTGATCTGTTTTCTAAGACCCTGATCCTGATTCCTCTGCACCTGGAGATCCACTGGTCGCTCATAACCCTGGACGTCTCCAAGCAAAGCATCAACATCTTCGACTCCCAGGGCATCCTGTTCAAGTTCGCTGTGGAC AACATCCTGAAATACATCCTGGCAGAAGCCAAGGAGAAGAAACAAGACGTCTTTCAGAAGGGCTGGAAGATGGTCATCAACAGGAGCATCCCACAGCAGAAGAACGACAATGACTGTGGGGTTTTTGTCTTGGAG TACTGCAAGTGCCTGGCGTTCATGAAGCCGCTGCTCTTCACTCAAGAGGACATGCCACGCGTCCGCAAGAGGATCTACAGAGAGCTGTGTGACCGCAGACTGTCCCACTGTCTGGACCGAGACAAAGCCTCATAG